Proteins from a genomic interval of Luteibacter pinisoli:
- a CDS encoding alpha/beta fold hydrolase — MANTPAPVTPSTARPLWQRLLLRRLKFLIVVAVVLGAGAGLVYLLAPQLLVKADAARMAMQAHVDKRTVVAGDTTWSYYEGGQGPTIVLLHGFAANKENWLEMAKGLTDHFHVVIPDLPGWGESSRNEGGDYGVPAQAARLEAFAQAAGLQHFLLVGQSMGGAIAGVYAADHPERVAALALMSSLGLTFKENDFVRDVKAGKDPFLFSNREELETLLARIFTKPPHLPGRIEDALIRRNVADRAFIERTFAELKQPEQAFALDPVLAKLQMPVLGIWCHDDKIIDVSALDTMRNGLKNAPSIGATVLNGCNHMPMLEKPDETAKIITGFALAH, encoded by the coding sequence ATGGCGAACACCCCCGCTCCCGTAACACCCTCGACCGCTCGCCCGCTCTGGCAGCGCCTGCTCCTGCGCCGCCTGAAGTTCCTCATCGTGGTGGCCGTGGTGCTCGGTGCCGGCGCGGGCCTGGTCTATCTCCTGGCGCCTCAGCTGCTGGTCAAGGCAGACGCGGCGCGCATGGCGATGCAGGCGCACGTCGACAAGCGAACCGTCGTCGCCGGTGACACCACATGGTCGTACTACGAAGGTGGCCAGGGCCCGACCATCGTGCTGCTGCACGGTTTCGCCGCCAACAAGGAAAACTGGCTGGAGATGGCCAAGGGCCTGACCGACCATTTCCACGTGGTGATCCCGGACCTGCCCGGCTGGGGCGAGTCATCGCGCAACGAAGGCGGCGATTACGGCGTGCCCGCGCAGGCGGCACGGCTGGAGGCCTTCGCCCAGGCGGCGGGCCTGCAGCATTTCCTTCTGGTCGGCCAGTCCATGGGCGGCGCGATCGCCGGCGTCTATGCGGCCGACCACCCGGAGCGCGTCGCTGCGCTCGCGCTGATGAGCTCGCTGGGCCTGACGTTCAAGGAGAACGACTTCGTCCGTGACGTGAAGGCCGGCAAGGATCCGTTCCTCTTCAGCAACCGCGAGGAACTGGAGACGCTGCTGGCACGCATCTTCACCAAGCCACCGCACCTGCCGGGCCGCATCGAAGACGCGCTGATCCGTCGCAACGTGGCCGATCGCGCGTTCATCGAGCGCACCTTCGCCGAGCTGAAGCAGCCGGAGCAGGCCTTCGCGCTGGATCCGGTGCTGGCGAAGCTGCAGATGCCCGTGCTTGGCATCTGGTGCCACGACGACAAGATCATCGACGTGTCGGCGCTGGACACGATGCGCAACGGCCTGAAGAACGCACCGTCCATCGGCGCCACCGTGCTCAACGGCTGCAACCATATGCCGATGCTGGAAAAGCCGGACGAAACCGCGAAGATCATCACCGGCTTCGCGCTCGCGCACTGA
- the ubiE gene encoding bifunctional demethylmenaquinone methyltransferase/2-methoxy-6-polyprenyl-1,4-benzoquinol methylase UbiE, which yields MDTQKTTHFGFREVALADKQKLVGQVFTSVAGNYDLMNDLMSFGIHRLWKRHFVAVSGVRRGDRVLDLAGGTGDIAALLKPVVGDEGEVVVGDINAAMLGVGRDRLTDRGLVSGLRWAQMNAEALPFPDNSFDAVTIAFGLRNVTDKDKALADMHRILKPGGRALVLEFSKVQSPLLSKLYDVHSFKILPRLGRLFANDADSYQYLAESIRKHPDQDTLKGMMLAAGFGHVEVRNLTSGIVAIHRAYKV from the coding sequence ATGGATACGCAAAAAACCACGCACTTTGGCTTCCGCGAGGTCGCCCTGGCCGACAAGCAGAAGCTCGTCGGCCAGGTCTTCACCTCGGTTGCGGGCAACTACGACCTGATGAACGACCTGATGTCGTTCGGCATCCACCGCCTGTGGAAGCGCCACTTCGTGGCCGTCAGCGGGGTGCGCCGTGGCGACCGCGTGCTCGACCTGGCTGGCGGCACGGGCGACATCGCTGCGCTGCTCAAGCCGGTCGTCGGCGACGAGGGTGAGGTGGTGGTGGGCGACATCAACGCCGCCATGCTCGGCGTCGGCCGCGACCGCCTGACCGACCGCGGCCTGGTTTCGGGCCTGCGCTGGGCGCAGATGAACGCCGAGGCCCTGCCCTTCCCGGACAACAGCTTCGACGCCGTCACCATCGCCTTCGGCCTGCGCAACGTCACCGACAAGGACAAGGCGCTGGCGGACATGCACCGGATCCTCAAGCCGGGTGGCCGTGCCCTCGTGCTGGAGTTCTCGAAGGTGCAGAGCCCGCTGCTTTCGAAACTTTACGACGTGCATTCCTTCAAGATCCTGCCCCGCCTGGGCCGGCTGTTTGCGAATGACGCCGACAGCTACCAGTACCTGGCCGAGTCGATCCGCAAGCACCCGGACCAGGACACCCTGAAGGGCATGATGCTGGCCGCCGGCTTCGGCCACGTCGAGGTGCGCAACCTCACCAGCGGCATCGTCGCGATCCACCGCGCCTACAAGGTCTAA
- a CDS encoding DUF6543 domain-containing protein — MDAMPPQAPPAHTSAAHEVAATAFNQLVDIHRWAQGELASMPALPTQADKQAHDPFIAELRAWWSDERRARFSGRLSATLGQLAVLRGEDGTLDSRAVGMVQALASSRGGALPGHLEVSELVFGQVPYAGALVLQDIAQRGDVLLFTADNGWESFADAHALLATVEQRARQRMADDGRLPGISLAQVYRDGRGPWVSMRAVQGEPFDHYVSRVASLQEAKVTQGWVEAGMAAEGGRQSGRFADAMGRALDLAVLFDIESLLAARHARLVTAVNEARLAQVPRDVADAWREAEDDYADLLRVTTEHDAPPPGLVEYASGAITARLATMGVVQAAEEIRVRADYNGDLARRAQSLRTLFEGMPVVYFNLLDLAYQNISAFDKVRLQAVDSEGKEIAALHDMAVRQLIRRSDIATNYQGLLQEHFRTGAEADTRRNGAAATFLARMRLHAAEARLGYFLPGAPSMFLDDHAQRGFRWVEAVLDAPVAAKRRKVEGHAIVARHVMYEGTPVSGILEIGVQRIESVPTIVLYTPDAPDGRAFREFRSRGEAARRFFYNPAFREYLLDRLPNEFAVPSPSGNTRRFTGDTRANWVLGSGNEAGYTMTAAPFTQADITGDVSHALVEVGVQQAVRNVATFSRAANEADWAWLVGWPRDLMFDNLVVNTAKAALYAPAHAAQAAWRMYDNIKAGDHARAFVDFTDFYVASLGVVSPHLIGRGIGQAIVSARFRQGTRLVEGTPVRQPTVVFEAKYEAHGLPRGRGVIDADGLRVIDGQRYLQHDGKTYAVRFDADYGTWRLARPGRPQGWGPAIERTAAGTWGYHRVGLRGGSGRGAGRGVQEARLYDDYTAELERAFPDPVERELVTARMRDELSGRAGGTGLTPTQRAGWDRASWQAHARARDRDLGHPAQRAPLDLSHQAPGAIQVIDPAAAPAELWFYGNRPFRHSNLIRRLGNQGYENYQASLRTEWLDAGFHGVPVTTTTPAGRLAQISAEVGTHLAPGSAFAVRIDPRSLLARLPHLNRGPSAELVSVQTGSGPRLYLRPRGDSPGNLHVGRNEFDVFNRLRDYQGH; from the coding sequence ATGGATGCCATGCCACCGCAGGCGCCGCCTGCACACACGTCGGCCGCCCACGAGGTTGCCGCCACCGCCTTCAACCAGCTGGTCGACATCCACCGGTGGGCCCAGGGCGAGCTAGCCAGCATGCCGGCCCTGCCCACCCAGGCCGATAAGCAGGCGCACGATCCGTTTATCGCTGAACTGCGCGCCTGGTGGTCCGACGAACGCCGCGCGAGGTTCTCGGGCCGCCTGTCCGCCACGCTCGGGCAACTCGCCGTGCTGCGCGGCGAAGATGGCACGCTCGATAGCCGCGCCGTCGGCATGGTGCAAGCGCTGGCATCGTCGCGTGGCGGCGCGCTGCCAGGGCACCTCGAGGTGAGCGAACTGGTATTCGGTCAGGTGCCTTACGCCGGGGCCCTGGTGCTGCAGGACATCGCACAACGCGGCGACGTGCTGCTTTTCACCGCTGACAACGGCTGGGAATCCTTTGCCGATGCCCATGCATTACTTGCCACCGTCGAACAGCGCGCACGCCAGCGCATGGCCGATGACGGCCGGCTCCCCGGCATCTCACTCGCGCAGGTCTACCGCGACGGCCGGGGGCCGTGGGTGTCGATGCGCGCGGTGCAAGGTGAGCCTTTCGACCATTACGTAAGTCGCGTGGCCAGCCTGCAGGAAGCGAAAGTGACGCAGGGCTGGGTCGAGGCGGGCATGGCGGCCGAGGGAGGACGGCAAAGCGGCCGCTTCGCCGACGCGATGGGCCGTGCACTCGACCTCGCGGTGCTGTTCGATATCGAATCCCTGCTGGCCGCACGCCACGCCCGGCTGGTGACTGCCGTGAACGAGGCGCGCCTTGCACAGGTGCCCCGGGACGTGGCGGACGCATGGCGCGAGGCCGAGGACGATTACGCCGACCTGCTACGGGTCACCACCGAACACGACGCGCCACCTCCGGGACTGGTCGAGTACGCTTCCGGCGCGATCACGGCACGCCTGGCCACGATGGGCGTGGTGCAGGCCGCCGAAGAGATCCGCGTACGGGCGGACTATAACGGCGATCTCGCAAGGCGCGCGCAATCACTGCGAACCCTGTTCGAGGGAATGCCGGTGGTCTACTTCAACCTGCTCGACCTGGCTTACCAGAACATCTCCGCGTTCGACAAGGTCCGCTTGCAGGCCGTCGACAGCGAGGGCAAGGAGATTGCCGCGCTGCACGACATGGCAGTCCGTCAACTGATCCGCCGCAGCGACATCGCCACGAACTACCAGGGCCTGCTTCAGGAGCACTTCCGCACTGGCGCCGAAGCGGACACGCGCCGCAACGGCGCGGCTGCCACGTTCCTGGCGCGCATGCGCCTGCATGCCGCGGAGGCCAGGCTGGGCTACTTCCTTCCAGGCGCGCCAAGCATGTTCCTGGACGACCACGCGCAGCGTGGGTTCCGCTGGGTGGAGGCCGTGCTCGACGCCCCGGTAGCGGCGAAGCGCCGCAAAGTGGAAGGCCATGCCATCGTGGCGCGCCACGTCATGTACGAGGGGACACCGGTCAGCGGCATCCTGGAAATCGGCGTGCAGCGTATCGAATCCGTGCCTACCATCGTGCTGTATACACCCGATGCCCCCGATGGACGGGCGTTCCGCGAATTCAGAAGCCGTGGCGAGGCAGCCCGACGGTTTTTCTATAACCCCGCGTTCCGCGAATACCTCCTGGATCGCCTGCCTAACGAGTTCGCGGTGCCGTCGCCTAGCGGCAACACGCGCCGCTTTACCGGCGATACCCGTGCCAACTGGGTGCTCGGCAGCGGCAACGAAGCCGGCTACACGATGACGGCGGCGCCCTTCACACAGGCCGATATCACCGGGGATGTATCCCATGCGCTGGTCGAGGTCGGTGTCCAGCAGGCGGTTCGCAATGTCGCCACCTTCAGCCGTGCGGCGAATGAGGCCGACTGGGCGTGGCTGGTGGGATGGCCGCGCGACCTGATGTTCGACAACCTCGTGGTCAATACCGCCAAGGCCGCACTTTACGCGCCCGCGCATGCCGCACAGGCCGCATGGCGCATGTACGACAACATCAAGGCGGGCGACCACGCGCGCGCCTTCGTCGATTTCACGGACTTCTACGTCGCCTCCCTGGGCGTGGTCTCGCCGCACCTGATCGGGCGAGGTATCGGCCAGGCCATCGTCTCGGCACGCTTCCGCCAGGGCACGCGGCTGGTCGAGGGCACACCGGTACGGCAACCCACCGTGGTGTTCGAAGCGAAATACGAGGCCCATGGCTTGCCCAGAGGCCGTGGCGTCATCGATGCCGACGGGCTGCGGGTCATCGATGGCCAGCGATACCTGCAACACGATGGCAAGACCTACGCCGTTCGCTTTGACGCGGACTACGGCACGTGGCGCCTGGCACGCCCGGGCCGCCCCCAGGGATGGGGCCCCGCCATTGAACGTACGGCGGCGGGCACCTGGGGCTACCACCGGGTCGGTCTGCGCGGCGGCTCGGGGCGGGGCGCCGGCCGCGGCGTGCAGGAAGCCCGGCTGTACGACGACTACACGGCTGAACTGGAGCGCGCCTTCCCCGACCCCGTTGAGCGCGAGCTGGTGACGGCGCGCATGCGCGATGAACTGTCTGGCCGGGCAGGCGGCACGGGCCTGACGCCAACCCAACGCGCCGGCTGGGACCGTGCCAGCTGGCAGGCCCATGCCCGGGCGCGGGACCGTGACCTGGGCCACCCCGCGCAGCGGGCGCCGCTCGACCTCAGCCACCAGGCACCAGGAGCCATCCAGGTCATTGACCCGGCAGCGGCGCCGGCCGAGCTATGGTTCTATGGCAATCGCCCTTTCAGGCACAGCAACCTGATTCGCCGCCTGGGGAACCAGGGGTACGAAAATTACCAGGCGAGCCTGCGTACGGAGTGGCTGGATGCCGGCTTTCACGGCGTGCCCGTCACCACCACTACACCGGCCGGCCGGCTGGCCCAGATCAGCGCGGAAGTCGGCACCCACCTCGCTCCCGGGAGCGCGTTCGCGGTGCGCATCGATCCCCGGTCTCTCCTGGCCCGGCTCCCCCACCTGAATCGCGGCCCGAGCGCGGAACTGGTCTCCGTTCAGACCGGATCAGGACCACGGCTCTACCTGCGCCCTCGAGGCGACAGCCCGGGGAATCTGCATGTGGGCAGAAATGAATTCGACGTGTTCAACCGCCTGCGAGATTACCAGGGCCATTGA
- a CDS encoding M1 family metallopeptidase codes for MRLLPVVAVTMAFPVAAFAADPHSYAQPDVVRVSHLDLDLKVDFGKKELAGNATLKLDWKDAKAKDLVLDTRDLKIASVDAVDASGKATTLKFALSPRDKELGSKLTIQAPAHPASVRITYTTVPEASGLQWLTPEQTADKKQPFMFSQSESIHARSWVPLQDSPAIRFTYDAHVSAPKDVRVVMSAINDAKHPLNGDFTFDQPHPIPSYLLAIAAGDIAVKETGPRSAVYAEPSVVGKAAHEFEDTEKLIATTEQLYGPYAWGRYDILVLPPSFPFGGMENPNMTFATPTVLVGDKSLVSLVSHELAHSWSGNLVTSAAWRDIWLNEGFTTYVQGRITEAVYGKSLADEEALLSARELQKTIGDMPANTQKLTPDARGVGADDSLSSVAYDKGSWFLRTLEQRFGRETFDAYLKGYFAHFAFQSIDTDTMFAYLKANLLDKNPGKMSEAEARAWIWQPGIPKDAPLPTSARFDSIDQQRTAFLANKLDAAKLDAKGWNTQEWMYFLDRMPDVPPLDKMKALDAAWHLTGTPNAEIGMRWYAHAIAAGDKDVWTAAAEHMTRIGRLYLTTPVYKAFARTPEGLAFAKKTYATAKAGYHPMTQQAVEGILAGKSKKK; via the coding sequence ATGCGTCTGCTACCCGTTGTCGCCGTCACCATGGCGTTCCCCGTCGCCGCCTTCGCCGCCGATCCGCACTCGTACGCCCAGCCGGACGTGGTCCGGGTGAGCCACCTCGACCTCGACCTCAAGGTGGACTTCGGCAAGAAAGAGCTGGCCGGCAACGCGACGCTGAAGCTGGACTGGAAAGACGCGAAGGCGAAGGACCTGGTCCTCGACACGCGCGACCTGAAGATCGCCAGCGTCGACGCGGTGGATGCCTCGGGCAAGGCCACGACCCTGAAGTTCGCGCTCTCGCCGCGCGACAAGGAGCTCGGCTCCAAGCTGACCATCCAGGCACCGGCCCACCCGGCCAGCGTGCGGATCACCTACACGACCGTGCCGGAAGCGTCGGGCCTGCAGTGGCTCACGCCGGAACAGACGGCGGACAAGAAGCAGCCCTTCATGTTCTCGCAGTCCGAATCCATCCATGCGCGCTCCTGGGTGCCGCTGCAGGATTCGCCTGCCATCCGCTTTACCTACGACGCGCATGTCAGCGCGCCGAAGGACGTGCGCGTGGTGATGAGCGCCATCAACGACGCGAAGCATCCGCTCAATGGCGACTTCACCTTCGACCAGCCACACCCGATCCCGTCGTACCTGCTGGCCATCGCCGCGGGCGACATCGCGGTGAAGGAAACCGGCCCGCGCAGCGCGGTGTATGCGGAGCCCAGCGTGGTCGGCAAGGCCGCGCACGAATTCGAAGACACCGAAAAGCTGATCGCCACCACCGAGCAGCTGTACGGCCCGTACGCCTGGGGCCGTTACGACATCCTCGTGCTGCCGCCGTCGTTCCCGTTCGGTGGCATGGAAAACCCGAACATGACGTTCGCCACGCCCACCGTGCTGGTCGGCGACAAGAGCCTGGTGTCGCTGGTATCGCATGAACTGGCGCACTCGTGGTCCGGCAACCTGGTGACCAGCGCCGCGTGGCGCGATATCTGGCTCAACGAAGGCTTCACCACCTACGTGCAGGGCCGCATCACCGAGGCCGTGTACGGCAAGTCGCTGGCTGACGAAGAAGCCCTGCTCTCCGCACGCGAACTGCAGAAGACCATCGGCGACATGCCGGCTAACACGCAGAAGCTCACGCCGGACGCACGTGGCGTCGGCGCAGACGATTCGCTGTCGTCGGTCGCCTACGACAAGGGCTCGTGGTTCCTGCGTACGCTGGAGCAGCGCTTCGGCCGCGAGACGTTCGACGCTTACCTGAAGGGCTACTTCGCGCACTTCGCTTTCCAGAGCATCGACACCGACACGATGTTTGCGTACCTGAAGGCCAACCTGCTCGACAAGAACCCGGGCAAGATGAGCGAAGCGGAAGCGCGCGCGTGGATCTGGCAGCCGGGTATCCCGAAGGATGCGCCGCTGCCCACCTCGGCTCGCTTCGACAGCATCGACCAGCAGCGCACCGCCTTCCTCGCCAATAAGCTCGACGCCGCCAAGCTCGACGCGAAGGGCTGGAACACGCAGGAGTGGATGTACTTCCTGGACCGCATGCCGGACGTGCCGCCGCTCGACAAGATGAAGGCCCTGGATGCCGCATGGCACCTCACCGGCACGCCTAACGCCGAGATCGGTATGCGCTGGTACGCGCACGCGATCGCCGCGGGCGACAAGGACGTGTGGACCGCTGCCGCCGAGCACATGACCCGCATCGGCCGCCTCTACCTCACCACGCCGGTGTACAAGGCCTTTGCCCGCACGCCGGAAGGCCTCGCGTTTGCGAAGAAGACCTACGCCACGGCGAAGGCCGGTTACCACCCGATGACCCAGCAGGCGGTGGAAGGCATCCTCGCCGGCAAGTCGAAGAAGAAGTGA
- the plsB gene encoding glycerol-3-phosphate 1-O-acyltransferase PlsB, giving the protein MSELPMSADPHVHVARSPWWFKLLGRLLEPWVRIKRDPAEPAGLLRSGAAVCYAIERDGTSDALILERACREAGLPSPMQLLELPGRRRRSVFSLSRQHGWLFGRTDSRGPKEPIGQMIRAIEADPERDIQVIPVSIYVGRAPNRESGWFSVLFAENWLVVGRFRRMLALLLNGRDTVVHFSEPVSLRTVLSESQGLTSERLTRKIARVLRTHFRRIRAAVIGPDLSHRRTVVDAVLNAQPVRDAVAATASKENISHAKAERRARDFALEIAADYSHPVVRSTSFLLSNFWNKLYDGIAMHHFDKVRAAAPGHEVIYVPCHRSHTDYLLLSYQLHHSGVVPPHIAAGVNLNLPVVGPILRRGGAFFLRRSFKGNAMYSVVFNEYLAQLVDRGVPLEYFIEGGRSRTGRLLAPRAGMLVMTLRAFLRAPRRPVLFQPVYIGYEKLMEGKSYVGELTGKPKEKESLLGLIRGLKVLRQRYGHVTLNFGEPILLTPMLDAAAPDWRETTSEADSKPEWLNSVVDDLAEKIQVNINRAADVNPINLLALAILATPKHAMAENDLLAQLELTKSLFQELPYSDRVTLTAMNPQGIIAYGEQMQWIRRVRHPLGDVLVTEGEQAVLLSYFRNNVLHLNAAAAWVAACFLNNRRMSRSSVIRLGKIIYPFIQGELFLPWDDEGFAKQVQDTIEFFVRRGILEASSEGRVLERGPGQDDGAYQLRVIARSMLQAFERYYIAIAALVKNGPHTMSAGELETACTLTAQRLGMLNELSAPEFFDKALFRGFIQKLREAKVVWTDDNGKLDFAEALEDMVRDAKVILAREVRHSILKITPGGDNERDLDARPPSDPGETTAESLHDRHVANEHQRHHGEH; this is encoded by the coding sequence ATGTCCGAATTACCGATGAGTGCGGATCCGCACGTCCATGTCGCCCGCTCCCCGTGGTGGTTCAAGCTGCTGGGGCGCCTGCTCGAGCCCTGGGTGCGCATCAAGCGTGATCCGGCCGAGCCGGCCGGGCTGCTCAGGAGCGGTGCGGCGGTGTGCTACGCCATCGAGCGCGACGGTACGTCGGATGCGCTGATCCTTGAGCGCGCCTGCCGCGAGGCCGGCCTGCCCAGCCCGATGCAGTTGCTCGAGCTGCCGGGGCGCCGCCGGCGCTCGGTGTTCTCCCTCAGCCGCCAGCACGGCTGGCTGTTCGGCCGCACGGATTCCCGTGGGCCGAAGGAACCGATCGGGCAGATGATCCGGGCGATCGAGGCCGACCCGGAACGCGATATCCAGGTCATCCCGGTATCGATCTACGTAGGCCGCGCGCCCAACCGCGAAAGCGGCTGGTTCAGCGTGCTGTTTGCCGAGAACTGGCTGGTGGTCGGCCGCTTCCGCCGCATGCTGGCGCTGCTGCTCAACGGCCGCGACACGGTGGTGCATTTCTCCGAGCCGGTGTCGCTGCGCACGGTGCTTTCCGAATCGCAGGGCCTCACCAGCGAGCGGCTGACCCGCAAGATCGCCCGCGTGCTGCGCACCCACTTCCGGCGCATCCGTGCGGCGGTGATCGGCCCGGATCTTTCGCATCGGCGCACGGTGGTGGATGCCGTGCTGAATGCGCAGCCGGTCCGCGATGCCGTGGCCGCCACGGCGAGCAAGGAAAACATCAGCCACGCCAAGGCCGAGCGACGCGCGCGCGACTTCGCCCTGGAAATCGCGGCGGATTACTCGCATCCCGTGGTGCGCTCCACGTCGTTCCTTCTGTCCAACTTCTGGAACAAGCTGTACGACGGCATCGCCATGCATCACTTCGACAAGGTGCGCGCCGCCGCGCCCGGCCATGAAGTGATCTACGTGCCCTGCCACCGCAGCCACACCGACTACCTGCTGCTGTCCTACCAGCTGCATCACTCCGGCGTGGTGCCACCGCATATCGCCGCGGGCGTGAACCTCAACCTCCCGGTCGTCGGCCCGATCCTGCGTCGCGGCGGTGCGTTCTTCCTGCGCCGCAGCTTCAAGGGCAACGCCATGTATTCGGTGGTGTTCAACGAATACCTCGCGCAGCTGGTCGACCGCGGCGTGCCGCTGGAGTACTTCATCGAAGGTGGGCGCTCGCGCACGGGCCGCCTGCTCGCGCCACGCGCCGGCATGCTGGTCATGACGCTGCGCGCCTTCCTCCGTGCGCCGCGCCGGCCCGTGCTTTTCCAGCCGGTGTACATCGGTTACGAAAAGCTGATGGAGGGCAAGTCGTACGTGGGCGAGCTCACCGGCAAGCCGAAGGAAAAGGAATCCCTGCTGGGCCTGATCCGCGGCCTGAAGGTGCTGCGCCAGCGCTACGGGCACGTCACGCTGAACTTCGGTGAGCCGATCCTGCTGACCCCGATGCTCGATGCCGCCGCGCCCGACTGGCGCGAGACCACCTCCGAGGCCGACAGCAAGCCGGAGTGGCTCAACAGCGTGGTGGACGACCTGGCCGAAAAGATCCAGGTCAACATCAACCGCGCCGCGGACGTGAACCCGATCAACCTGCTGGCGCTGGCGATCCTGGCCACGCCCAAGCATGCAATGGCCGAGAACGACCTGCTTGCGCAGCTGGAACTCACCAAGTCGCTTTTCCAGGAGCTCCCCTACTCCGACCGCGTGACGCTGACGGCGATGAATCCGCAGGGCATCATCGCTTACGGCGAGCAGATGCAGTGGATCCGCCGCGTGCGCCATCCACTTGGCGACGTCCTTGTCACGGAGGGCGAGCAGGCGGTGCTGCTGTCCTACTTCCGCAACAACGTGCTGCACCTGAATGCGGCAGCGGCCTGGGTGGCAGCGTGCTTCCTCAACAACCGGCGCATGTCACGTTCGTCGGTGATTCGCCTGGGCAAGATCATCTATCCGTTTATCCAGGGCGAGCTTTTCCTGCCGTGGGATGACGAAGGGTTTGCGAAGCAGGTGCAGGACACCATCGAGTTCTTCGTACGCCGCGGCATCCTTGAGGCCTCGTCGGAAGGCCGCGTGCTCGAGCGGGGCCCGGGCCAGGACGATGGGGCCTACCAGCTGCGCGTGATCGCGCGCAGCATGCTGCAGGCGTTCGAGCGCTACTACATCGCCATCGCGGCGCTGGTGAAGAACGGGCCGCACACCATGTCGGCCGGCGAGCTGGAAACCGCGTGCACGCTGACCGCGCAACGCCTGGGCATGCTCAACGAACTGTCGGCACCCGAGTTCTTCGACAAGGCCCTGTTCCGCGGTTTCATCCAGAAGCTGCGCGAAGCGAAGGTCGTGTGGACCGACGACAACGGCAAGCTCGATTTCGCCGAGGCGCTGGAGGACATGGTGCGCGATGCCAAGGTCATCCTCGCGCGCGAAGTGCGTCATTCGATCCTGAAGATCACGCCGGGCGGCGACAACGAGCGCGACCTCGATGCACGGCCGCCGAGCGATCCGGGCGAAACCACCGCGGAGTCGTTGCACGATCGCCACGTCGCCAACGAACACCAGCGACACCACGGCGAGCACTGA
- a CDS encoding 5'-nucleotidase, lipoprotein e(P4) family, whose product MIKFAPAALAAALVLAGCASAPHAPVAAAPAAQAAPAAEPAAKGPAADDNLNAVLWAQTSNEHDLIYIQTYRDAQEKLLKAKADATWDALAKDDREAHPALKGLKPAVVLDVDETALDNSPYQARLIRAGGEYNEAEWAAWCQEGVAKPMPGAVAFTKFAADHGIAVIFVSNRAKDLNDVTLENLRKAGFPVAGKESFLGLGTFVEGCEQAGTEKGCRRQLIASKYRVLMQFGDQIGDFANVYGNTAEGRAKAMAPYTAWIGERWFVLPNPTYGSWEPALFDNDYTLPREERRQKKIGALRTQ is encoded by the coding sequence ATGATCAAGTTCGCCCCGGCTGCGCTCGCCGCCGCCCTCGTCCTCGCTGGCTGCGCCTCCGCGCCGCATGCGCCGGTAGCCGCCGCGCCGGCCGCACAGGCCGCCCCGGCCGCCGAACCGGCGGCGAAGGGTCCCGCCGCGGACGACAACCTGAACGCCGTGCTCTGGGCGCAGACGTCGAACGAACATGACCTGATCTACATCCAGACCTACCGCGACGCGCAGGAGAAACTTCTCAAAGCGAAGGCCGACGCGACGTGGGACGCCCTGGCCAAGGACGACCGCGAAGCGCACCCCGCGCTGAAGGGCCTGAAGCCGGCCGTGGTGCTCGACGTGGACGAGACGGCGCTGGACAACTCGCCGTACCAGGCGCGCCTGATCCGCGCCGGCGGTGAGTACAACGAAGCCGAATGGGCGGCGTGGTGCCAGGAAGGCGTGGCGAAGCCGATGCCAGGCGCCGTCGCCTTCACGAAGTTCGCGGCGGACCACGGCATCGCCGTCATCTTCGTCTCCAACCGCGCGAAAGACCTCAACGACGTGACGCTGGAGAACCTGCGCAAGGCGGGCTTCCCGGTCGCCGGCAAGGAATCCTTCCTCGGCCTGGGCACCTTCGTTGAAGGCTGCGAGCAGGCGGGCACCGAAAAGGGCTGCCGCCGCCAGCTGATCGCCAGCAAGTACCGCGTGCTGATGCAGTTCGGCGACCAGATCGGCGATTTCGCCAACGTCTACGGCAATACGGCCGAGGGCCGCGCCAAGGCCATGGCGCCGTACACGGCCTGGATCGGCGAGCGCTGGTTCGTCCTGCCCAACCCGACGTACGGTAGCTGGGAGCCGGCGCTGTTCGACAACGACTACACCTTGCCGCGCGAAGAACGCCGCCAGAAGAAGATCGGCGCACTACGCACCCAGTAA